The following are encoded together in the bacterium genome:
- a CDS encoding site-specific DNA-methyltransferase: MNEYEAKNKELLEEVEKLKRKIQKIKEAKKYGLVWEEEKEPEKVVLDCQYKLPILKEVKNKEIISNKNKPVNVLIEGDNYHTLSVLNYTHKGMVDLIYIDPPYNTGNKEFFYNDKYIDGEDTYRHSKWLNFMNARLCAAKQLLKNSGVIFISINEEELCQLKMLCDRIFEPSNYLATFTIKVRHEDRILKGDKDFHEVVEYLLLYRRSSKHKTTKRIRDNTSNEEYVYEIEELVKKPAFIEMGGKKIQVLKPSEYRIIKKEPNAKLLKKINIRGSIKEGNSSGRFFMAHLEKRRKDIGYLYKVPNMGNDGRGFRYFLAPTSEKKANGDYFQGVPVDRDDTKEVPYPNYFDFEGDFNNVGYEGGVNFRNGKKPGNFILKVFEMGGLINNKNAVVLDFFAGSGSTAEALLRLNNDDKGNRKFLICTNNEVDYKTDAELRKKGFVPGDKKYEAEGIAQKICYPRMKNILKGFNGNKGIEFNLRYFKTAFIDIDHISHISDEQKIKLTYQAGEMIALRESAFGEIEKNDWWQIFSDGGKYTAIYFKEDKSRLDALVKKLSKINHEVALYIFSWGKNEYRNEFTGYDNIRVEDIPEPIIDVYKEINRS, encoded by the coding sequence ATGAATGAGTATGAAGCAAAAAATAAAGAGCTCCTTGAAGAGGTTGAGAAGCTAAAGAGAAAGATCCAGAAGATTAAGGAAGCAAAAAAATATGGCCTTGTCTGGGAAGAAGAAAAAGAGCCTGAAAAAGTGGTTTTAGATTGCCAATACAAGCTCCCAATTCTCAAAGAGGTAAAGAACAAGGAGATAATTTCTAATAAAAATAAGCCTGTGAATGTATTAATCGAGGGAGATAATTATCATACTCTCTCAGTCTTAAATTACACACACAAGGGCATGGTTGACCTTATTTACATTGACCCCCCATATAATACTGGGAACAAAGAATTTTTTTATAATGACAAGTATATTGATGGGGAGGACACATATCGCCATAGTAAATGGCTTAATTTCATGAATGCAAGATTGTGTGCCGCGAAACAGTTGCTTAAAAATTCCGGCGTTATTTTTATATCAATCAATGAGGAAGAGCTCTGCCAATTAAAAATGCTCTGCGACAGGATATTTGAACCGAGCAATTATCTGGCTACGTTTACAATTAAAGTCAGGCATGAAGATAGGATTTTAAAGGGAGATAAAGATTTTCATGAGGTGGTTGAGTATCTATTACTATACAGGAGATCTTCAAAGCACAAAACCACAAAAAGGATAAGAGATAATACTTCCAATGAAGAGTATGTATACGAAATAGAGGAGTTGGTGAAAAAGCCCGCATTCATTGAAATGGGCGGAAAGAAGATTCAGGTGCTCAAGCCTAGTGAATATCGCATAATTAAAAAAGAGCCTAATGCCAAGTTGCTCAAAAAGATCAATATTCGAGGTTCCATTAAGGAAGGAAATAGCAGCGGGAGATTTTTCATGGCTCATCTTGAAAAACGAAGAAAAGACATAGGATACCTGTATAAAGTTCCCAATATGGGAAATGATGGAAGAGGATTCCGGTATTTCCTGGCACCTACATCCGAAAAAAAGGCAAATGGCGATTATTTTCAAGGAGTTCCTGTAGACCGGGACGATACAAAAGAAGTTCCATACCCAAATTATTTTGATTTCGAGGGGGATTTTAACAATGTTGGCTATGAAGGAGGCGTGAATTTCAGAAACGGGAAGAAGCCCGGTAATTTTATCTTAAAAGTATTTGAAATGGGCGGATTGATTAATAACAAGAATGCAGTGGTTCTGGATTTCTTTGCTGGCTCTGGCTCTACTGCGGAAGCTTTGTTAAGGCTTAATAATGATGATAAAGGCAACAGAAAGTTCTTGATATGTACGAATAATGAGGTTGATTACAAAACTGACGCAGAGTTAAGGAAAAAGGGCTTTGTTCCTGGAGACAAGAAATATGAAGCGGAAGGCATTGCTCAGAAGATATGCTATCCGCGAATGAAGAATATTCTTAAGGGCTTTAACGGCAATAAGGGGATAGAATTCAATCTCCGTTATTTTAAGACTGCTTTTATTGACATTGACCATATTTCACATATTTCTGATGAACAGAAAATAAAGCTGACTTATCAAGCAGGCGAGATGATTGCTCTCAGGGAGAGTGCTTTCGGAGAGATTGAAAAAAATGACTGGTGGCAGATATTTTCTGATGGCGGCAAGTACACGGCAATATATTTCAAAGAAGACAAGTCAAGGCTTGATGCTCTTGTAAAAAAGCTATCCAAAATAAACCACGAGGTAGCCTTATACATTTTCAGCTGGGGCAAAAATGAGTACAGGAATGAATTTACTGGATATGACAACATCCGAGTTGAGGACATCCCTGAGCCTATAATTGATGTTTACAAAGAGATAAACAGGTCGTGA
- a CDS encoding Fic family protein has product MAFNPRYTITEKILNNLTTIATAREVIEQAHLIPKWEASLRRQAKLRNTHSSTAIEGNKLTLEQVEALADGKNVIATDKDKKEVLNYLEALDTLHSITEKGKIKVADLLNVHRMVSKDVLRDNKHSGAFRDRQVFVGKRVFDGTGFKEEVEYMPPNTEDVPALVKEFITWLNAQKTWKTNPVLLAGITHYEIARIHPFIDGNGRTARLFAALILYLSGFDHRRLFALDDFYDRDRPAYYAALKTAQENNNDITLWLEYFTTGMAYSVNEVKETVLKLGAKKKRVSKEQISLSEKQMKIVEFINTNGRVTNKDLQLLFDISAQAVHKELSKLLELKVIKSVGAGRSLHYILE; this is encoded by the coding sequence ATGGCTTTTAATCCCAGATATACGATTACTGAAAAAATATTAAATAATCTCACTACCATTGCTACTGCCCGGGAAGTTATCGAGCAGGCGCACCTTATTCCTAAATGGGAAGCGTCTCTCCGGAGGCAGGCAAAACTTCGTAACACGCACTCATCTACTGCCATCGAAGGGAATAAACTGACTCTCGAACAGGTCGAGGCCCTTGCTGACGGCAAAAATGTTATTGCTACCGATAAAGATAAAAAAGAAGTATTGAATTATCTCGAAGCACTGGACACGTTGCATTCGATTACCGAAAAAGGAAAAATAAAAGTTGCGGACCTCCTCAACGTTCATAGGATGGTCTCAAAAGATGTTCTGCGGGATAATAAACACAGTGGTGCTTTTCGCGACCGGCAGGTGTTTGTTGGGAAGCGTGTTTTTGACGGCACGGGATTTAAAGAAGAAGTGGAATACATGCCTCCTAACACAGAAGATGTACCGGCTCTTGTTAAGGAGTTTATAACGTGGCTAAATGCGCAAAAAACATGGAAAACGAATCCTGTACTTCTAGCAGGAATTACCCACTATGAAATCGCCAGGATCCATCCCTTTATTGACGGTAACGGCCGCACTGCCCGGCTTTTTGCTGCGCTGATACTTTACTTAAGCGGCTTTGATCATCGCAGGCTTTTTGCCCTTGATGATTTCTATGATCGTGACAGACCGGCGTATTATGCAGCGCTTAAGACAGCACAGGAAAACAACAATGATATTACTCTGTGGTTAGAATATTTTACGACTGGGATGGCGTATTCAGTCAATGAAGTCAAAGAAACAGTCTTGAAATTAGGTGCGAAGAAAAAACGTGTTTCAAAGGAACAGATTTCTCTAAGCGAAAAACAAATGAAGATCGTTGAATTTATAAATACCAACGGGAGGGTTACGAATAAAGACTTACAGCTCCTTTTTGACATTTCAGCTCAAGCAGTGCATAAAGAACTCTCCAAACTATTAGAGCTAAAGGTTATTAAGTCTGTTGGGGCAGGGCGCTCACTGCATTATATCCTGGAATAG